A single genomic interval of Pirellulales bacterium harbors:
- a CDS encoding DUF1257 domain-containing protein — MSHVVQIQTEVRDAVAMRAACQRLGLTQPTQRTVRLFSAQATGLAVELPGWRYPVVCNLTSGQLNFDNYGGRWGDQNQLDRLLQAYACEKAKIEARKRGHSVTEQSLADGSIKLTIQVAGGAA; from the coding sequence GTGTCCCATGTCGTTCAGATCCAGACTGAAGTTCGCGATGCGGTTGCCATGCGGGCAGCGTGTCAGCGCCTCGGATTAACCCAACCAACGCAGCGCACGGTGCGGTTGTTCAGCGCCCAGGCGACCGGCTTGGCCGTTGAACTGCCCGGCTGGCGATATCCGGTGGTATGCAACCTGACTTCTGGCCAGCTCAACTTCGACAATTACGGCGGTCGTTGGGGTGACCAAAACCAGCTCGACCGACTGCTCCAGGCATACGCGTGTGAAAAGGCCAAGATCGAAGCTCGTAAGCGTGGCCATTCGGTCACCGAGCAATCGCTTGCCGACGGCTCGATCAAGCTGACCATCCAGGTCGCTGGAGGTGCCGCTTGA
- a CDS encoding DUF2997 domain-containing protein has translation MNQIIEIIISPAGQTTVQTKGFTGASCQDASRFIEQALGQRTGEQLTAEFHQPAQSSLHEEA, from the coding sequence TTGAATCAGATCATCGAAATCATCATTTCGCCCGCTGGCCAGACCACCGTGCAAACAAAGGGCTTCACCGGCGCGAGCTGCCAGGACGCCAGCCGGTTCATCGAGCAGGCATTGGGCCAGCGGACTGGTGAGCAGCTCACGGCTGAGTTTCATCAGCCTGCTCAATCGTCGTTGCACGAGGAGGCATAA